A stretch of the Actinomyces qiguomingii genome encodes the following:
- the lepA gene encoding translation elongation factor 4 — protein sequence MSPIPTSEQAESVAPAATEQAQIRNFSIIAHIDHGKSTLADRMLQATGVVAPRDMRAQYLDRMDIERERGITIKSQAVRMPWAMAGEDGVTRAYALNMIDTPGHVDFSYEVNRSLAACEGAVLLVDAAQGIQAQTLANLYMAIEGDLTIIPVLNKIDLPAAEPDRYAAEIASLIGCEPQEVLRVSGKTGVGVPELLDRIVQAVPAPSGDPAGAARAMIFDSVYDVYRGVVTYVRVMDGALKSRERIKMVSTGAVHDLLEIGVISPEPVPTQGLRAGEVGYLITGVKDVRQSKVGDTVTSAASPADEPLAGYQDPKPMVFSGLFPVDGSDFPALRDALDKLKLNDAALTYEPETSVALGFGFRCGYLGLLHLEIIRERLEREFNLDIISTAPSVVYQVTMEDHTVHTVTNPSEFPEGKVRDVQEPVVRATILTPSEFIGAVMELCQSRRGTMDGMDYLSETRVEMRYRLPLAEIVFDFFDALKSRTRGYASLDYEADGTQSAELTKVDILLNGERVDAFSAIVHKDSAYSYGQKMTRRLKDLIPRQQFEVPVQAAVGSRIIARETIRALRKDMLAKCYGGDITRKRKLLEKQKEGKKRMKAVGRVEVPQEAFIAVLGADQPTGK from the coding sequence GTGTCACCCATCCCCACATCCGAGCAGGCCGAGTCCGTCGCCCCCGCAGCCACCGAACAGGCCCAGATCCGCAACTTCTCTATCATTGCGCATATCGATCACGGCAAGTCCACCCTGGCGGACCGGATGCTGCAGGCAACCGGCGTCGTCGCCCCGCGTGACATGCGCGCCCAGTACCTGGACCGCATGGACATCGAGCGCGAGCGCGGCATCACCATCAAGTCTCAGGCGGTGCGCATGCCGTGGGCCATGGCAGGTGAGGACGGCGTCACACGCGCCTACGCCCTGAACATGATCGACACCCCCGGGCACGTCGACTTCTCCTACGAGGTCAACCGGTCCCTGGCCGCCTGCGAGGGCGCTGTCCTGCTGGTCGACGCCGCCCAGGGCATCCAAGCCCAGACGCTGGCCAACCTTTACATGGCCATCGAGGGCGACCTGACAATCATCCCGGTGCTGAACAAGATTGATCTGCCAGCCGCTGAACCCGACCGATATGCGGCGGAGATCGCCTCCCTGATCGGCTGCGAGCCGCAGGAGGTGCTGCGCGTCTCCGGGAAGACTGGAGTCGGCGTGCCCGAGTTGCTCGACCGCATCGTGCAGGCCGTTCCGGCGCCGTCCGGGGACCCGGCTGGCGCCGCCCGCGCCATGATCTTCGATTCCGTCTACGACGTCTACCGTGGTGTGGTCACCTACGTGCGCGTCATGGACGGTGCCTTGAAATCCCGCGAGCGCATCAAGATGGTTTCCACCGGCGCCGTCCACGACCTGTTGGAGATCGGCGTCATCAGTCCCGAGCCGGTTCCCACGCAGGGGCTGCGCGCCGGAGAGGTCGGCTACCTCATCACCGGCGTGAAGGATGTGCGTCAGTCCAAGGTCGGTGACACCGTCACCTCCGCCGCCTCCCCGGCCGACGAGCCGCTGGCCGGGTACCAGGACCCCAAGCCCATGGTCTTCTCCGGACTGTTCCCCGTGGACGGTTCCGACTTCCCGGCGCTGCGCGATGCCCTGGACAAGCTCAAGCTCAACGATGCCGCGCTAACCTACGAGCCGGAAACCTCGGTGGCGCTCGGCTTCGGTTTCCGCTGCGGCTACCTGGGGCTGTTGCACCTGGAGATCATCCGCGAGCGATTGGAGCGCGAGTTCAACCTCGACATCATCTCCACAGCTCCGTCGGTGGTCTACCAGGTCACCATGGAGGACCACACGGTGCACACGGTGACCAATCCCAGCGAGTTTCCCGAGGGTAAGGTCCGCGACGTGCAGGAGCCGGTGGTGCGCGCGACGATCCTGACCCCGAGCGAATTCATTGGCGCGGTTATGGAACTGTGCCAGTCCCGCCGCGGCACCATGGACGGCATGGACTATCTGTCCGAGACCCGCGTGGAGATGCGCTATCGGCTGCCGTTGGCTGAGATCGTCTTCGACTTCTTCGACGCACTGAAGTCCCGCACTCGCGGTTACGCCTCCCTGGACTACGAAGCCGACGGTACTCAAAGCGCCGAGCTGACCAAGGTGGACATCCTGCTCAACGGTGAGCGGGTGGACGCCTTCAGCGCCATCGTGCACAAGGATTCCGCCTACTCATACGGACAGAAGATGACCCGACGGCTTAAGGACTTGATCCCCCGCCAGCAGTTTGAGGTGCCCGTGCAGGCAGCGGTTGGCAGCCGCATTATTGCCCGGGAGACCATCCGTGCTCTGCGCAAGGACATGCTCGCCAAGTGCTATGGCGGCGACATCACCCGTAAGCGCAAACTGCTGGAGAAGCAGAAGGAGGGCAAGAAGCGTATGAAGGCCGTCGGCCGCGTGGAGGTTCCCCAGGAGGCCTTCATCGCGGTGCTCGGCGCGGATCAGCCCACCGGTAAGTGA
- a CDS encoding GHKL domain-containing protein: MIEEALPDIPRLWTALSEWGACLLYVLATWRPQDSRRRGVVVMAAALPLLCGYQEVIGRLPISLWLFGMLGAVAAMWVILHLALSGSLRRSTYLVVRAFVAAELVASLEWQLELFLIGDHAGTPPASLSVIVVDGVVLGGVYLLERSRFRSDVVPTVATVAGAAAIAAITFAMSNLSFLSTATPFSGRLGAEVFYIRTLVDLCGFIILYAQREVDLQNRATFELATSEALLHSQYEQYLTSKRAIDIVNRKYHDLRHMIASVRAEPDPAVRLERLSDLEESVRPYEVFLRTGNPVLDVILTDREQACLDSEVSMTVIADGAALGFVAAADLATMVGTALDNALESVARIDDQADRWIRFDVRARRGFVLMELENPVAAAPVVAAAGDTPLTPKKDAAIHSFGLSAVRAAAEAYGGQVTAGESPQRTFILRVLLPIPAQTPGRDRR, translated from the coding sequence GTGATCGAGGAGGCGCTGCCAGATATTCCGCGACTGTGGACCGCCCTTTCAGAATGGGGCGCGTGTCTGCTGTACGTGCTGGCCACCTGGCGTCCTCAGGACTCCCGACGTAGGGGCGTGGTGGTTATGGCGGCGGCGCTGCCACTGTTGTGCGGCTATCAGGAGGTGATCGGCCGTCTGCCGATCTCCCTGTGGCTGTTCGGCATGCTGGGAGCGGTGGCCGCCATGTGGGTCATCTTGCACCTGGCACTGAGCGGATCGCTGCGCCGCTCCACCTACCTGGTGGTGCGGGCCTTCGTGGCCGCCGAGCTGGTGGCCTCCCTGGAGTGGCAGCTGGAGCTCTTCCTCATCGGTGACCATGCCGGCACACCGCCCGCCTCGCTTAGTGTAATCGTCGTCGACGGCGTCGTGCTAGGCGGTGTCTATCTGCTGGAGCGCTCCAGATTCCGCAGTGATGTGGTGCCGACCGTAGCCACGGTGGCAGGAGCGGCGGCCATCGCCGCTATTACCTTTGCCATGTCCAATCTCAGTTTCCTGAGTACGGCTACGCCCTTTTCCGGAAGGTTGGGCGCTGAGGTGTTCTACATCCGTACGCTCGTGGACCTGTGCGGCTTCATCATTCTGTACGCCCAGCGAGAGGTGGATCTGCAAAATCGGGCTACCTTCGAGCTGGCCACATCCGAGGCGCTGCTGCACTCACAGTACGAGCAGTACCTGACTTCTAAGCGGGCGATCGACATCGTCAACCGTAAGTACCACGACCTGCGGCACATGATCGCGTCGGTGCGTGCTGAGCCGGATCCGGCGGTCCGTCTAGAGAGGCTCAGCGACCTGGAGGAGTCTGTACGCCCGTACGAGGTGTTCCTGCGCACCGGCAATCCCGTGCTCGACGTTATCCTCACCGACCGGGAACAGGCATGCTTGGATTCCGAGGTCAGCATGACTGTGATTGCCGACGGCGCCGCGCTCGGATTCGTGGCTGCCGCTGATTTGGCCACAATGGTCGGCACCGCCCTGGACAACGCCCTGGAGTCCGTCGCTCGTATTGATGACCAGGCGGACCGGTGGATCCGCTTCGACGTCCGGGCGCGTCGGGGCTTCGTGCTGATGGAGTTGGAGAACCCGGTAGCCGCCGCGCCGGTGGTGGCGGCCGCCGGTGACACCCCGCTGACCCCGAAGAAGGACGCCGCCATTCACAGCTTCGGCCTCAGCGCGGTCCGGGCCGCCGCCGAGGCCTACGGCGGACAGGTCACCGCCGGCGAGAGCCCGCAGCGCACCTTCATACTGCGCGTGCTGCTGCCGATACCCGCCCAGACCCCTGGCCGAGACCGGCGCTAG
- a CDS encoding transposase family protein, producing MADTTFTAADLASFLGLDALGLVATGQRITPCEALVECRLRVAEEDALCRRCGAQGVAVGTVSRRLAHVPLGWRPTHLLVRSRRWRCQGCDRVWRQDCSRAAAKRALLTQAAKEWAIRAVGVEFMSVARVAASLGVSWHTANEAVLERAKDRLINDPGRLAGVEVHGVDDSPARWRSQARGAPIAWRHTRKGDRYVTVIIDLTPVRDGTGPSRLPGHGPGPIQAGAQAVAPGPARGLAQPDRGGRYGRFHRFPGQPPRPYPAQRR from the coding sequence ATGGCTGACACTACCTTCACTGCTGCTGATCTTGCTAGTTTCCTGGGCCTGGACGCCCTGGGGCTGGTTGCCACCGGCCAGCGGATCACCCCTTGCGAGGCGCTGGTGGAGTGCCGCCTACGGGTGGCTGAGGAGGATGCGTTGTGTAGGCGGTGTGGGGCCCAGGGCGTGGCGGTGGGGACCGTGTCCAGGCGCCTGGCGCACGTGCCGTTGGGCTGGCGTCCCACACACCTGCTGGTCCGGTCGCGGCGGTGGCGCTGCCAGGGATGCGATCGCGTGTGGCGCCAAGACTGTTCTAGGGCCGCGGCCAAGCGGGCTTTGCTGACCCAGGCGGCCAAGGAGTGGGCGATCCGGGCCGTGGGGGTGGAGTTCATGTCCGTGGCGCGCGTAGCAGCGTCGCTGGGGGTGTCCTGGCACACCGCCAATGAGGCCGTCCTTGAGCGGGCCAAGGACCGCTTGATCAATGATCCCGGCCGTCTGGCCGGTGTGGAGGTCCACGGGGTAGACGACTCCCCCGCGCGCTGGCGCTCTCAAGCGAGAGGTGCCCCCATTGCCTGGCGGCATACCCGCAAGGGCGACCGGTACGTGACGGTGATTATTGACCTGACCCCGGTGCGCGACGGGACGGGCCCGTCCCGTCTGCCGGGGCATGGCCCCGGGCCGATCCAAGCAGGTGCTCAAGCAGTGGCTCCAGGACCAGCCCGAGGCCTGGCGCAGCCGGATCGAGGCGGTCGCTACGGACGGTTTCACCGGTTCCCAGGACAGCCACCGCGGCCCTACCCGGCGCAACGGAGGTGA
- the trmB gene encoding tRNA (guanosine(46)-N7)-methyltransferase TrmB, with translation MTQQHPPRSHAIRSRVRSYSRAGGRLTDAQTRALERYGSRYVIDVPRADAIRTVDPAFRLAPASVFGHVGLLRPLIVEVGSGAGEAILAHAAAHPGVDHLAVEAWETAIARIVAGAARLGLRNLRVVPADAAQLFATALPVGCASEVWVFFPDPWRKPRHRKRRLVNITFADSVARVLRPGGVWRMATDWADYAWQMRDVLEEVSALPEGVEADSTGPYFRYPDAGARADLGSDTAEEGSPGNGFDPGSPAGVRGGWSQRYEGRVLTRFEDKGIRAGRTIRDLTAVRTGEIWVAPRRQAVAF, from the coding sequence GTGACGCAGCAGCACCCTCCCCGTTCGCACGCCATCCGATCCCGGGTGCGCTCCTACTCGCGGGCAGGGGGGCGTCTGACCGACGCCCAGACCCGCGCCCTGGAACGCTATGGCTCCAGGTACGTGATCGACGTGCCCAGAGCCGACGCGATCCGCACCGTCGATCCGGCGTTCCGACTGGCTCCGGCCTCCGTATTCGGGCATGTAGGCCTCCTGCGGCCGCTCATCGTGGAGGTGGGCTCGGGTGCCGGGGAGGCAATCCTGGCGCATGCCGCCGCCCACCCGGGAGTGGATCACCTGGCCGTCGAAGCCTGGGAGACGGCGATTGCCAGGATCGTGGCGGGCGCCGCCAGGTTGGGGCTGCGCAACCTGCGCGTGGTCCCCGCCGACGCTGCTCAACTATTCGCCACTGCGCTGCCGGTGGGCTGCGCCAGCGAGGTGTGGGTGTTCTTCCCAGACCCGTGGCGCAAACCTCGACATCGCAAGCGTCGCCTGGTCAACATCACATTCGCCGACTCCGTGGCCCGGGTGCTGCGACCGGGAGGGGTGTGGCGAATGGCCACCGACTGGGCGGACTACGCCTGGCAGATGCGGGACGTGCTGGAGGAGGTATCCGCCCTGCCGGAGGGCGTGGAGGCAGACTCCACCGGCCCCTACTTCCGCTACCCCGACGCCGGGGCGCGCGCCGACCTGGGCTCCGACACCGCCGAGGAGGGCAGCCCCGGTAATGGCTTCGATCCCGGGTCGCCCGCGGGTGTACGTGGCGGCTGGTCACAGCGCTACGAGGGGCGGGTGCTGACCCGCTTCGAGGACAAGGGCATTCGTGCCGGGCGTACCATCCGTGACCTGACCGCGGTGCGCACCGGGGAGATCTGGGTGGCGCCCCGGCGTCAGGCGGTGGCCTTTTGA
- the hemW gene encoding radical SAM family heme chaperone HemW → MNPAQPVGAPLPGAGELPEQVRPGAASSGWERPFSVYLHVPYCRVRCGYCDFNTYTNLAMGGGASASDYVDTLAGELRLARRAMDRVGLPRRAPRTVFVGGGTPTMLPVGDLARMLRLVRDTWGLAEGAEVTTEANPETVDERYLAALAQAGFTRVSFGMQSAVPHVLRTLDRTHTPERVPQVVAWARRAGLDTSLDLIYGTPGESMEDWRRSLQAAVEIGPDHLSAYALVIEEGTRMWAQVRRGELPLPTDDDEAAKYELADALLSGAGYEWYEISNWARPGHECLHNQAYWRDWDWWGAGPGAHSHLGDARIWNTKHPVAWAGQVAYGQLPVAGHEVIDAESRELERVMLGIRTREGLDLAGLTRLGEETTAEGAPRRLVGAIGKFVAQGLLDGVAAKAGRVVLTLRGRLMADTVTRALVY, encoded by the coding sequence TTGAATCCCGCCCAGCCAGTCGGGGCGCCTCTGCCCGGAGCGGGGGAGCTGCCCGAGCAGGTGCGCCCTGGGGCGGCGTCCTCGGGCTGGGAGCGTCCCTTCTCGGTGTACCTGCACGTGCCCTACTGCCGGGTGCGCTGTGGCTACTGCGACTTCAACACCTATACGAACCTGGCCATGGGTGGCGGGGCGTCGGCGAGCGACTACGTGGACACGCTTGCCGGCGAGCTGCGCCTGGCCCGCCGGGCCATGGACCGGGTCGGCCTGCCGCGAAGAGCGCCGCGGACCGTGTTCGTGGGCGGGGGCACGCCCACCATGCTGCCCGTCGGTGACCTGGCCCGCATGCTGCGCCTGGTGCGGGACACCTGGGGGCTAGCCGAAGGGGCCGAGGTGACGACGGAGGCCAACCCGGAGACGGTTGACGAGCGCTACCTAGCGGCCCTGGCGCAGGCCGGCTTCACCCGGGTGTCCTTCGGCATGCAGTCGGCGGTGCCACATGTGCTGCGCACCCTGGACCGTACTCACACCCCCGAGCGGGTGCCGCAGGTGGTGGCCTGGGCGCGACGAGCCGGTTTGGACACGAGCCTGGACCTGATCTACGGCACGCCGGGGGAGTCCATGGAGGACTGGCGCCGGTCCCTTCAGGCGGCTGTTGAAATCGGTCCGGACCACCTGAGTGCTTACGCCCTGGTGATCGAGGAGGGCACTCGCATGTGGGCCCAGGTGCGCCGTGGTGAATTGCCCCTGCCCACGGACGACGACGAAGCCGCCAAATATGAACTCGCCGACGCCCTGCTGTCCGGTGCCGGCTACGAGTGGTATGAGATCTCCAACTGGGCGCGGCCCGGGCATGAGTGCCTGCACAACCAAGCGTACTGGCGCGACTGGGACTGGTGGGGCGCCGGGCCGGGGGCCCACAGCCATCTTGGGGACGCGCGTATATGGAACACCAAGCATCCGGTGGCCTGGGCGGGCCAAGTGGCCTATGGGCAGCTGCCCGTGGCCGGACACGAGGTCATTGATGCCGAGTCCCGGGAGCTGGAGCGGGTCATGCTCGGTATCCGCACGCGTGAGGGCCTGGACCTGGCTGGCCTGACGCGGCTGGGTGAGGAGACGACGGCGGAGGGTGCCCCGAGGCGGCTCGTGGGAGCGATCGGGAAGTTCGTTGCCCAAGGGCTGCTCGACGGCGTCGCCGCCAAGGCCGGCCGCGTGGTGCTGACCCTGCGCGGCCGACTCATGGCTGACACGGTCACCCGGGCGCTCGTCTACTGA
- a CDS encoding LytR/AlgR family response regulator transcription factor — MSTIPSSMIRIGVVEDDARHRRVLSDYLGRFAREHAVKLEVSTFDDGDDLLADFRPIYDVLLLDIRMEGTDGLATARAVRKVDPEVVIIFITAAHQYAINGYEVSALGYLVKPFPYASFDHELSRARNLLGRRDGTGIVLKDGSGLRRVPVRDIVYLESSGHRLDVHLVDDELTLSGSLKQMEPQLAPHGFFRSNSCYIVNLRHVVAVRDQDSVMSTGQALRISRPRKKEFMRALTEHVSGTLP, encoded by the coding sequence GTGAGTACCATCCCCTCCTCCATGATCCGCATCGGCGTCGTCGAAGACGATGCCCGTCACCGCCGCGTTCTATCGGACTACCTCGGGCGCTTCGCCCGGGAGCACGCCGTGAAGCTGGAGGTCAGCACCTTTGACGACGGCGACGATCTCCTCGCCGACTTCCGCCCCATCTATGACGTACTGCTTCTGGACATACGCATGGAAGGCACCGACGGGCTCGCCACCGCCCGGGCGGTGCGAAAGGTCGACCCGGAAGTCGTCATCATCTTCATCACCGCCGCCCACCAGTATGCGATCAACGGTTACGAGGTCTCCGCCCTCGGCTATCTGGTCAAGCCCTTCCCCTACGCCTCCTTCGACCATGAGCTCAGCCGCGCCCGGAACCTGTTGGGAAGGCGTGACGGCACCGGCATCGTGCTTAAGGACGGTTCCGGGCTGCGACGCGTCCCCGTGCGCGACATCGTCTATCTGGAGTCCTCCGGACACCGTCTGGACGTACACCTGGTCGACGACGAGCTGACCTTGAGCGGGTCGCTCAAGCAGATGGAGCCGCAGCTGGCGCCGCATGGGTTCTTCCGGTCGAACTCCTGCTACATCGTAAATCTGCGCCACGTGGTGGCGGTGCGTGACCAGGACAGTGTCATGTCCACCGGCCAGGCGCTGCGCATCTCCCGCCCCCGTAAGAAGGAGTTCATGCGCGCGCTGACCGAGCACGTCTCCGGGACGCTGCCGTGA
- a CDS encoding sodium:proton antiporter, producing the protein MELQWWSVLPFVVMLASIAVFPLVPATSHWWEKNSSQLTVALVLGIPVAAWMWIALGWEPVFAAVVEYVQFISLLLALFVVSGGIFLKGDIQATPRNNTIFLAVGGLLASFVGTTGAAMLLIRPLLNTNREREYRVHTVLFTIFIVANCGGLLTPLGDPPLFLGFLRGVPFTWTFGLVVEWLFVNSLLLASYFALDTWYYSQEPAADILADKTEIEPLGLRGANNLVWFVVIIAAVAFAPSIDAHAIEEGHAALKDWIPLREIIMLAAAVASYKLGDKRARFEDNQFEWGPIAEVAALFIGIFLTMIPALRYLDEVAGSLPLNEITFFVFTGGLSSLLDNAPTYATFFEMAGQVAHPGGATVAGVPELYLRSISLGAVLCGALTYIGNGPNFMVKSVAEARDVEMPSFGGYIVRAYMYLGPILVAMVLLFMSSSLWARLAGLVLVLLLLANNVRLLRSSRRLALADA; encoded by the coding sequence GTGGAGTTGCAGTGGTGGTCCGTACTGCCATTCGTAGTCATGCTCGCCTCGATCGCGGTATTTCCGCTAGTCCCGGCGACATCCCACTGGTGGGAGAAGAACTCCAGCCAGCTGACGGTCGCCCTGGTCCTGGGCATCCCGGTAGCCGCATGGATGTGGATCGCCCTGGGTTGGGAACCCGTCTTCGCCGCCGTGGTTGAGTACGTGCAGTTCATCTCGCTGCTGTTGGCGCTGTTCGTTGTCTCCGGCGGCATCTTCCTCAAGGGCGACATCCAGGCCACCCCGCGTAACAACACGATCTTCCTGGCGGTCGGCGGTCTACTGGCGAGTTTCGTGGGCACAACCGGCGCGGCGATGCTGCTGATCCGCCCGCTTCTGAACACCAACCGTGAGCGTGAGTATCGGGTCCACACAGTCCTGTTCACCATCTTCATCGTAGCCAACTGCGGTGGCTTGCTGACCCCGCTGGGCGATCCGCCACTGTTCCTGGGCTTCCTGCGTGGCGTACCCTTCACCTGGACCTTCGGTCTCGTCGTCGAATGGCTGTTCGTCAACTCCCTGCTGCTGGCGAGCTACTTCGCCCTGGACACCTGGTACTACTCCCAGGAGCCCGCCGCCGACATCCTCGCCGACAAGACCGAGATCGAGCCTCTGGGACTGCGGGGAGCCAACAATCTGGTCTGGTTCGTAGTCATCATTGCTGCCGTGGCCTTCGCCCCGTCCATCGACGCTCACGCCATTGAGGAGGGGCACGCCGCCTTAAAGGATTGGATCCCGCTGCGGGAGATCATCATGCTCGCGGCCGCTGTCGCCTCCTACAAGCTCGGTGATAAGCGGGCCCGCTTCGAGGACAACCAGTTCGAGTGGGGCCCGATCGCGGAGGTCGCTGCCCTGTTCATCGGTATCTTCCTGACCATGATTCCCGCGCTGCGCTACTTGGACGAGGTAGCCGGCAGCCTCCCCCTGAACGAGATCACGTTCTTCGTGTTCACGGGCGGGCTGTCCTCCCTGCTGGACAACGCCCCTACCTATGCCACCTTCTTCGAGATGGCCGGTCAGGTTGCCCACCCGGGCGGTGCGACAGTTGCGGGTGTGCCCGAGCTGTATCTGCGTTCCATTTCGCTGGGTGCCGTGTTGTGCGGCGCGCTCACCTACATCGGCAACGGTCCGAACTTCATGGTCAAGTCCGTGGCCGAGGCGCGTGATGTGGAAATGCCGTCCTTCGGTGGTTACATCGTCCGTGCCTACATGTACCTGGGGCCGATCCTGGTAGCCATGGTCCTGCTGTTCATGTCCAGCTCGCTTTGGGCTAGGCTCGCCGGTCTCGTACTGGTGTTGCTGCTTCTTGCCAACAATGTCAGGCTGCTGCGCTCCAGCCGCCGCCTGGCGCTGGCCGACGCCTGA
- a CDS encoding glycosyltransferase family 2 protein — MSATPLITFVVPAYNAEDCLSRCLSSLVAADDGGGALEIIVVDDGATDGTARLADSYARAHTAVRVIHQKNKGHGGAINTGIAAARGTWLKVCDADDAIDPGALRALMSSLRAWRRSGTEPDLVVTNFVYVREGTASWHRLNHGPARQSCRGVRLGRHAVRFRTRLPRGRIGGWEDVGRFRPDQYLMMHSLAYRREVLARSGMQLPEHCFYVDNLFAFEPLRHVRTLTYLDLDLYYYTVGRAGQSVADDVIVKRLDQHDRVNALMLEAMPHEGEVPAALLRYLVHIYTMSAVVITTMALRSGTPRNLVIKRQLWERLDTTRPDVSRRVRASVMGRLMTLPGRPGNWLPVAGYQVVRRVLALN, encoded by the coding sequence GTGTCCGCAACCCCACTGATCACCTTCGTTGTCCCGGCCTACAACGCCGAGGACTGCCTGAGCCGTTGCCTGTCCAGCCTTGTGGCGGCCGATGACGGGGGAGGCGCCCTGGAGATCATCGTCGTCGATGACGGCGCCACTGACGGTACTGCGCGGCTCGCCGATTCCTACGCGCGAGCACACACGGCGGTACGCGTCATCCATCAGAAGAACAAGGGCCATGGCGGCGCCATCAACACCGGGATCGCGGCAGCGCGGGGGACCTGGTTGAAGGTGTGCGACGCCGATGACGCTATTGATCCCGGCGCCTTGCGCGCGCTGATGAGTTCATTGCGCGCCTGGCGACGGTCCGGCACCGAGCCCGATCTGGTTGTCACCAATTTCGTGTATGTACGCGAGGGCACCGCCTCCTGGCATCGTCTGAATCACGGGCCAGCGCGCCAGAGCTGTCGCGGAGTCCGGCTCGGTCGCCATGCTGTGCGCTTCAGGACACGGCTTCCTAGAGGCCGCATTGGTGGCTGGGAGGACGTCGGACGCTTCAGGCCGGACCAGTACCTGATGATGCATTCTCTGGCATACCGGCGGGAGGTGCTGGCGCGCTCGGGGATGCAGCTGCCCGAGCACTGCTTCTACGTTGACAATTTGTTCGCCTTCGAGCCGCTACGGCACGTGCGCACGCTGACCTACCTGGATCTAGACCTGTACTACTACACGGTGGGTCGGGCCGGGCAGTCCGTTGCCGACGACGTGATCGTGAAGCGTCTGGACCAGCACGACCGGGTGAACGCGCTGATGCTCGAGGCGATGCCCCACGAGGGTGAGGTGCCTGCGGCGCTGCTGCGCTACCTGGTGCACATCTACACCATGAGTGCGGTGGTCATAACCACCATGGCGTTGCGCTCGGGCACACCTAGGAATCTGGTCATTAAGCGGCAATTGTGGGAGCGCCTAGACACCACCCGACCGGACGTGTCTCGGCGTGTACGCGCCTCGGTGATGGGGCGGTTAATGACGCTGCCTGGGCGCCCCGGGAACTGGTTGCCCGTGGCCGGCTACCAGGTGGTCCGCAGGGTGCTCGCCCTGAACTGA
- the glf gene encoding UDP-galactopyranose mutase translates to MRADLVVVGAGLFGATIAQRAAEELGVYVVVVDRRDHPGGNAYSRPDPDTGIEVHCYGSHIFHTSNEQVWAYVNRFTDFNAYRHHVYANHAGEIYPLPINLGTINQFFRAALAPEAARALIAEHAAEITGEPGNLEDKAISLIGRPLYEAFIRGYTAKQWQTDPTELDAAIITRLPVRLNYNNRYFSDRYEGIPAGGYGLWVERMLDDPRIEVRLGEDFLDGGELSRQACVGRVPVVYTGAPDRFFDNRLGPLSWRTLDFETRVLPTWDHQGTAVINYPDAEVPYTRVHEYRHYHPERNYPDDATVIMREYSRMATPADEPYYPVGTAADRARLAGYQQLMAELEDQPVAFGGRLGSYRYLDMDRTIAAALECFERVVRPWFQP, encoded by the coding sequence ATGCGGGCAGACCTGGTAGTAGTCGGTGCAGGGCTTTTCGGGGCCACGATCGCGCAGCGTGCCGCCGAGGAGCTGGGCGTGTACGTGGTGGTGGTAGACCGACGTGACCATCCGGGCGGCAATGCCTACTCCCGGCCTGACCCGGACACCGGTATCGAGGTGCACTGCTACGGCTCCCACATCTTCCACACCTCCAATGAGCAGGTGTGGGCCTACGTCAACCGGTTCACGGACTTCAATGCCTACCGGCACCATGTCTACGCCAACCACGCCGGAGAGATCTACCCGCTGCCCATCAACCTGGGCACCATCAACCAGTTCTTCCGAGCTGCCCTCGCACCGGAGGCTGCCCGGGCGCTGATCGCTGAGCACGCTGCTGAAATCACGGGCGAGCCCGGCAACCTGGAGGACAAGGCCATCAGCCTGATCGGCCGCCCCCTGTATGAGGCTTTCATCCGCGGCTATACCGCCAAGCAGTGGCAGACCGACCCCACCGAGCTGGATGCCGCCATCATTACCCGGCTGCCGGTACGTCTGAACTACAACAACCGGTACTTCTCAGACCGTTATGAGGGCATACCCGCTGGCGGATACGGGCTGTGGGTTGAGCGCATGCTGGATGATCCGCGTATTGAGGTGCGTCTGGGGGAGGACTTTCTGGACGGCGGGGAGCTGAGTCGTCAGGCCTGTGTCGGCCGAGTGCCGGTGGTCTACACCGGCGCGCCGGACCGCTTTTTTGACAATCGTTTAGGCCCTCTTTCCTGGCGCACCCTCGACTTCGAGACCCGCGTCCTGCCCACCTGGGACCATCAGGGCACCGCCGTGATCAACTATCCCGACGCCGAAGTTCCCTACACCCGGGTACACGAGTACCGCCACTATCATCCCGAGCGGAACTACCCTGACGACGCCACAGTGATAATGCGGGAATACTCGCGCATGGCCACCCCCGCCGATGAGCCCTACTACCCGGTGGGTACGGCAGCTGACCGCGCACGGTTGGCCGGCTACCAGCAGCTGATGGCCGAGTTGGAGGACCAGCCGGTGGCGTTCGGCGGGCGCCTGGGTTCCTACCGGTACCTGGATATGGACCGCACCATCGCGGCGGCACTGGAGTGCTTCGAGCGCGTGGTGCGGCCGTGGTTCCAACCGTGA